The genomic DNA GGACTGGGCGTCCACGTTGGGCCAGGGGTTCTTCGCCTTGCCATGCTCCTGGAGTACCTTCGGCGCGACCTGGTAGACCATGTTGACCAGCTTGAAGAGCGGGTCGTCGGGCAGGTGCTTGAGGCAGAACTCCCGCTGGGAAGTGTAGCGGGGGTCGGTCTTGCGCAGCACCGCGTGACCGTAGCCGGGGATCACCTGGCCGGAGTTGAGGGTCTCCCACAAGGCCTTCTCGATGACCTCCTCGGTGGGCTCCTGGTTCCCCAGGCGGTCCATCAGGGCCTGGGTCCAGCGCAGCACCTCCTGGTTGGCCAGGCCGTGGAGCGGGCCGGCGAGTCCGTTGATGCCCGCGGAAAGAGCGTAGTAGCAGTCGGACAGGGCCGAGGCCACCAGGTGCGTGGTGTGGGCCGAGACGTTGCCCGACTCGTGGTCGGAGTGGAGGATGAAGTACATCCGCGCCACGTCATCGTAGGGCTGCGGGATGCCCATCATGTGGGCGAAGTTGCCGCCGAGGTCGAGTTCAGGGTCTGCCGCGATGGGGGTGTCGGCCTTGTACTTCATGCGATAGATGTAGGCCGCGATGGCCGGGAGCTTGGCCAGCAGGTTCGAGGCGTCCTCGTACATCGGATCCCAGTACTCGAACTTGGTCATTCCCTCGTTGTAGCGGCGGGCGAAGTTGGACTCCCGCTGCATGGCCAGGATCGCCGCGGAGAACATCGTCATCGGGTGGGTGTCGCGGGGCATGGTGCGCAGCAGGTCGTGGACGTACTCCGGCACTCGGGACCGGGCTTTGAAATCGCGGACCACTTCCAGGGTCTGCTCCGGGGTAGGCACCTCACCGGTCAACAGGAAGTACCAGAACCCCTCCACGTAGGGGTAGTCGCTCCCGGGAGCCTTGGGCAGGGCTGCGAAAGTCTCCGGGATGGTCTTGCCGCGGAAGCGGATCCCCTCGTGGGGATCGAGGTAGGAGATGTCGGTGACCAGGCAGCGGACACCGCGGGCCCCGCCGATCGCCTGGGCGATGGTCACCTTGCCCAGCTCCACGTCGCCGTGCTCCTTGAGCAGGCGCGCGATGCGGGGGCGATGGGCCTCGATCTTCTGGAACAGGGTCTGCTTGAGCGTGGACATGGGGCGAATCTCCTGCCCGCCGCCGGCACGGGCGACGCTGGACCTTCAAGTGGGGGTGACTGACAAGCCGATAATACAGACGCCGTCAGCGAGAACCAACTCGAGTCGGCAAGGGGCGTGCCCGGGCCGGCTTCGGGAGTCGTGGAAAATGTTTTAAGTCCTTATAAAAGCAGCGAGTTCCGGGTTCTCTCGCAGTTGGGCGAGCTGGCTCGGCGTAGGCCTCTGGGGCCGGTCCCGGCAGGTGGAGACCAGGCAGAGGAAACCCAGGGGCGCATCCGGGGCGGCGCGGAATTGGTGCCAGCACCCGGGAGGAACGCTGACCAGGTCGAAGGGGGCCAGATCGTAGACCCGGTTTTCGACCAGACCTCGGCCGCGCCCGTTGAGAATCATCACCGCGTGGGTGTGGGTGTGCCGCTCGAGGGTCGAGTGTCCGCCCGGCTCGATGGCGAAGTAGCGGAGCTGGGCATCGAGCTCACCCGGTCCGTCGAAGAGGACCTGGCGGCTGATGCTCCTGAAATGGGTGCCGGCGGGCTTGTAGTCCAGCACTTCCACCCCTTTCCACCGGAAGCCGTCGAGAAACTTCCTGACGACGTTCATGACGAGTCTCCTGCCGCCGTCACGGCGGCGACGAATCGCCGGCAGCGGTCTTCGAGGCGGTCGGGCGGCAGATGCAGGCTGCCGCCGATCAGCAGCATCACGTCCATGCCGTAGAAGGCGACGATTTCGGGTACCTGGTGCAGATCCATGCCCCCGGCAGGCACCGGCAGGCTGGGCTTACGCGCCCGGTCCGTGTCCCGGAGTCGTTCGGCGATGTGACGGCAGGTAGCCGGAGTCCAGGCGAAGCGTCCGCCGTGATGGGGAAAGATCACCCCGTCGGCGCCGAAGGCCCGGAAGACCCGGCCCAGCAGGGCCGGAGGGGCCAGGCCCCGTCCACCGGCCAGGGCGGGATGGGCGAGGATGGCCAGCTCGCGCCGGCGGGCCAACTCCGGCATCAGTGCCGGACCGGACAACATGGGCTCGATCATCACGGCCCGTATGTCGAGCCGTCGGCAGAGGTCGATCTGCTTTTCAAGGGACTCGCCGACGGCCAGCAGGTTGGGAACGTAGAGAGTCCGGCCGCCGTGCCGGGCGTTGGCCTCGCTGACGGCCTGTGCGCAGCGGCGGACCCGTTGTTCGAAAGGGCAGAAGGCCTGGTCCGCCAGGCCATGATCATCCTTGACCAGGTCGATGCCCGCCGCGGCGAGTCGCCCCGCCAGTTCAGCCAGGTCCTCCGGAGCGAGCCCCATGGGTTTGAGAGCGGTACATGCCAGGGGGCGCCCCCAGGCGCCGGTCAACGAGCGCAGGCCCTCGATGCCGAAGGCCGGGCCCGGCAGCACGGGGTCGAGGGATGCCGGGAAGGTGATCTCTTCGAGCACGATGTCGTCATGCAGGGACGAGTTGCCGAAGAGCAGATTGAGCAGTTGCAGGGGGCATTCGCCCGCGGTGGCGGGGGGGTAGCCCAGGGTGACGCGATAACCCCGGGCATCGTGCTCAGGCGGGGTGAGCACCCGCGGCAGGATCGACGCCTCGTCGAAGCCGCGGGGAAGCGCCTGCCGAGGCAGTTCCACGGTCTGCTCGAGGCCGAGGGCTTCGATGCGCGCCGGCGCCTGCTCCAAGGAACCGCGCACCGAGTAGGTGACGGCGATCAACTCGTCGTTCATGGCCTCGATTCTACCCAATCGATGGGCTGAAGCCGGAGATGCGCGTCCCGGGCGCCCGGTTTCAGGCGGGATATTTGCCGACGATGTAGTCGGTCAGATACTGCACCTGAGCCTTGCGGTCGCGGGAGATCTGTCGGACCAGGTCGCCGATCGAGATCACTCCCGCCAGCTTGCCGTTGTCCATGACGGGCAGGTGGCGCACTCGCTTCTCCGTCATCACCGCCATGCACTCCTCGACGCTGGCATCCGGATCGACGAAGACGATTTTTTCGGCGCCGGTCATGATCTCGCTGACGGGAGTTTCGCGGGAGGTGCGGCCCTGCAGGACGACCCGGGAGAGGTAATCCCGCTCGGTGAGGATGCCGAGAATCTCGCTGCCGTCCATGACGAGCAGTGAGCCGACGTTCTTGTCCACCATCAGCCGGATGGCGTCGATCACCTTCTCCTGGGGGCCGATGGTGTAGACCTCCCTGCCCTTGCGCTCGAGAATCGATGAGGCCTTACCCATGAGAACTCCTTTCGTGACCTGCAATTATAACACATGGGGTCTGGCGCGTAAGTCTTTTCCCGGCGGAGCCGGTGGGCGCATCAACGAGTGGGTGGAAGAGGCGTGGCGAACAGGGTTTCCAAGGTCACCTTCTCCCGGAGCCGGAAGAGTAACTCCCGAGCGCCGCCGAAGGGAAAGGCATCGGCCAGGGGCAGGAGAAAGTCCCGGTGGCACCGGCCGCGGCGATAGGCGGGTTCTCGGGGGGGGTGCGCCAGGTAGCGTTCGATGAGCGGCAACTCCGGGTCGGCCAGCAGGGTGGTCGAGTAGTAGAGCAGGTTCCGCGAGCGGTAGATACAGGAGCCGCCGATCTTCCTGCCGCCGAGACTCAGGTCGGACGTGCCTTCTCGGCGGACTCCGTCGATGCCACAGGCCGCCAGCACGCCGCACAGCCAAGTGGAAATCCAGTCGAAGTGCCGCCGAATGGCGCCGAAACCCGGCACCGGCAGCACCACCGAGATCAGCAGGTTGCCGGGATCGATCAGGACGCTGCAACCGCCCCCCCTGCGGCGGCTGACCGGAATCGGGGCCGTGCGCCAGGCGTCCACGAGCAGCTCGACGGCCGGATCGCTGCTGCGGCCGAGCACCACCTGGATGCCGGTGGCGCGTTGCAGGCGCACCCGCCCCCGGCCCTGGTGGGCCACGGCCGTGAGCAGGTCCTCGTCCGCGGTGTAGGCCGTGATCGGCGGGCCACCGGGAAAGAGTCGGGTCGCTGCCGGAGCCACGGTACCGGCTCGACGGCTAGCGGCTGGTGATGTGGATCGCCGCTCCCAGGGCCACTTCCGCCGCCTCGCACAGACCCTCGGAGAGCGTGGGGTGGGGGTGGATGGTGGCGGCCAGGTCCTCGAGGGTGGCGCCCATCTCGATGGCCAGGGCGCCTTCGGCGACCAGTTCCGATGCATGGGGACCGACCATGCCCACTCCCAGCAGCAGTCCCGAGTCCGGGTCGGAGATCACCTTGAACGCGCCGTCGGGCCCGCCCAGGGTGCGGGCGCGGCCCAAGGCGGCGAGGGGGAAGCGCCCTACCTTGACGGGACGACCTTCCTCCCGGGCCTGGTCTTCGGTCAGGCCGGCCCAGGCCACCTCCGGCCGCGTGAAGACCACCGCGGGGATGGCCCGATTGTCGAAGGCCGCGCTGTGTCCGGCCAGGGCCTCGGCGGCCACCTTGCCCTGTCGGGAGGCTTTGTGGGCCAGCATCGGCCCCGGCGTGACGTCACCGATGGCGTAGATCGAAGGTTCGGCAGTGCGACACTGGTCGTCGATTTCGATCCAACCCTGCTCGTCGACCTTCACCCCGGTGTGTTCGAGGCCCAGGTCGCCGGTGTTGGGCTTGCGTCCGACGGCCACCAGGACCTGGTCGAAGGTGCGCTCGAGAGTTTTGCCCTTGGCCTCGATGGTGACCTTGAAACCGCCGCTCCCGACCTTTTCGATACCGGTCACCCTGGCTTCGAGCATGACTTCTTCGAAGGCCGACTTGGCGCTCTTGGCCACTGGGCGCACCAGGTCCTTGTCGGCGCCGGTCAGCAGGGAGGGGAGCATCTCCACCACGCTGACCTTCGAGCCCAGGCCCGCGTAGACGAAGCCCAGTTCGAGGCCGATGTACCCGCCTCCGATCACCAGCAGCGAGGTGGGGATCTCCCCGACCTCCAGCGCCTCCCGGCTGGTCCACAGGTCGAGGCCCTCCATCATCGGCAGCCGGACGATGCTCGAGCCGGTGGCGACGATGGCGTGGCGGAATTCGATACCCGCCACGTCGGCGCCCGCCAGTTGCAGCTTGCGCGGCCCCTCGAAACGGGCACGGGCCTGGATCACTTCCACGCCCCGGGCCTTGAGCAACTGGTCGACGCCGCGGCTGAGAACCGTGACGACCTTCTCCTTGTGGGTTCGCAGGGCCCCCGCATCGATGCTCACTTCACCGCATACCACGCCGAAGGACTTGCCGTGGCGGGCGGCCTCGGCGATCTCCACGCTGTGGATCAGGGTCTTGGAGGGGATGCAGCCCTCGAGCAGGCAGACCCCACCGCGGCGGGGACGCTCTTCGACGAGAATCACTTCCCGGCCCAGGTCGGCGGCTCGGAGGGCGGCGACGTATCCCCCGGGTCCGCCGCCGATCACCACAACGTCCGTCTGTTGGCTGAGACTTCCCATGACCATCGTGGTCTCCTTCCCGCTGCCTGCGTCGGGCAGCTAGCGCTCCAAGAGCCAGGTCAGGGGGCTCGAGAGCAACTCGCCCAGGCGCTTGATGAAACGTGCCGCATCGGCGCCGTCGGCGATACGGTGATCGAACGCGAGGGTCAGCGGCAAAATCGTGCGGACGACGATCTCTCCCTCCCGCACCACCGCCTTCTGCTCGGCGCGGCCCATGCCCAGGATCGCCACCTCCGGGTAGTTGATGGTGGGGATCAGCCGAGTGCCCGCGATGGGGCCCACGTTGGTGATCGTGAAGGTGCCGCCCTGCATCTGGGCCGGCCCCAGCGTACCGCCCCGGGCTTCGAGGGCCAGCCGTTCGATTTCGGCCGAGATTTCGAGAATGCTCTTGGTCCGGGTGTCCTGGATCACTGGAACCAGCAGGCCTCGGGGAGTATCGGCGGCGAAACCAATGTTGTAGTAGTGCTTGGTGATGATCTCCTCCCGATGGGGATCGAGGGAGGCGTTGAACATCGGGAACTCCACCAGGCACTCGGTGACGGCCTTGACCACGAAAGGCAACAGGGAGAGTTTGCCGCCGGCCTCGTTCCCGTGCGTGGCTTTCCGCTGTTGCCGGAAAGCTTCGAGGTCGGTGACGTCCACGTCGTCCATCAGCGCCACGTGGGGGACGACCACCATCGACGTGACCATCTTTCGCGCCACCTTGCGGCGGATGGAGCGCACGGGTTCGCGTTCGATGGGGCCTTGGGCCTCGAAGTCCGGCAGGGCATCGAGGTGGAAGAAGGGGATCGTGGCGGAGCCGGTCGCGCCGCCGCCGCCGGTCGGGTCGGCAGGCGCTTGTCCCGCCGCGAAGCGTTCGAGGTCTTCGGTGGTGACCCGACCCGCGGGTCCACTGCCCGGCACCTGGTGCAGGTCGATGCCCATTTCCCGCGCCCGGCGTCGCACGACGGGCGCGGCGGGCACCGGCCCGACCCGCACCAGGCCCGCATCGGCGGCCGGGGCCGGGGCGGGGGCCGGAGCCGGGGCGGGGGGAGGGGCCGCCTTCGCCGGGGTCGCCGGACCGGTGGGAGTCGCCTCCTCTTCCGGTGCGGCCTGGTCGCCGTCGGCCTGCGATCCGTCGTCGATCACGGCGATGATCGAGCCGACCTCGATGGTGCCGCCGACGGGGCCGCCGAGGCGCACGATCTTGCCTGCCCTGGGCGAGGGGATCGTCACCGCGGCCTTGTCGGTCTCCACGTCGACCAGCGGAGCGTCCTCGGCGATGGCGTCACCTTCCTGGACGTACCACTTGAGAATCTCCCCCTCGTGAATACCTTCACCGAGATCGGGAAGCTTGAACTTGAACACCACGACCTCCTCAACTAGAAATCGAGGGTTTCCTCGATTGCCCGGCGGATGGAGTCCACGCCAGGGAAATAGGCTTGCTCACGGCCGAAGTAGGGGGTGACCACGTCATGGCTGCCGACCCGGCCTACGGGAGCCTCCAGGTAGAGCAGGGCTTTGTCGTTGATGCGCGCGATGATCTCCGAGGCGGGGCCGAGGCTCAGCGGAGCCTCCTGGACGATCACGCAGCGCCCGGTCTTCTTGACCGATCCGATGATCGTCGCGGTATCCATCGGCGAAATGCTCAGCAAGTCGATGATCTCGACGGAAACCCCGCGCTGGGCCCTGGCCTCCCCGGCCGCCTCGATGGCCATGCGCAACATCGCGCCCCAGCTCACCAGGGTCAGGTCGGAACCTTCTTGGATGACCTGGGCCTTGCCGATGGGCCAGGTTTCGCTCTCTTCGGGGACTTCCTCGCGGAAGGCCCGGTACGAGCGCTTGGGCTCCATGAAGACGACCGTGTCCTCATCGCGGATTGCGGCCGTCAGCAACGCCCGGGCGTTTCGCGGTCCGGACGGTATCACCACCTTGATGCCTGGTATGTGGGCGAACATCGCCTCGCGGCTTTCGGAGTGATGCTCGAGCGCGCGTACGCCGCCGCCGTAGGGCATGCGCACGACCAGCGGTACCGTCAGGTGTCCGTGCGTCCGGCTGCGGTAGCGCGAACAGTGCCCCTCGAGATGGCCCATCATCAGGTAGGAGAAGCCCGAGAACTGCATCTCGGCTACCGGCCTGAGCCCTGCCAGCGCCATGCCCACGGCGCTGCCGAGGATGCCCGATTCGGCCAGTGGCGTGTCGATCACCCGCCGCTCGCCGAATTCCTTGTAGAGGCCGGCGGTCACCCGGAACACGCCCTCGTTGATTCCCACGTCCTGACCCATGACGAGCACGCTCTCGTCGCGCTTCATTTCCTCGTGCAGGGCGAGATTGATCGCCTGGACCATGTTCATCCTAGGCATTCGAGTCCCCTTCACCTTGGCGGGCCAGGAAGGCCGCGCGTTGCTCTTCGATTTCGGGATAGGATTCCGCCCAGACATGGTCGAAGAGGATGTCGGGTTTGGCGCGTACCCCCTGCTCGTAGACTTTCACCTCGGCGTCGATCTGCTGCTTGACCTGGGCCAATAGGGATTCTTCCTCGCTCTCGCTCCACAGCTTGCGCCGGTCGAGCAGGCGCCGCATGCGCCGGAGAGGGTCGCGGTCCTGCCAGGTCTGGACTTCCTCGTCGTCGCGATATTTGCTCGGGTCATCGGCGGTGGTGTGCATCATCAGGCGGTAGGTGAGGGCCTCGATCAGGGTCGGACCTTCCCCCGCCCGGGCCCGCTCGAGGGCCTCGCGGGTCGCTGCATACATCGCCAGCGGGTCGTTGCCATCGACCCGCACTCCCGGGATGCCGTAGGCCACGGCCTTCTGGGCCACGGTCTCGGAGTGCATCTGACGCTGAATCGGGGTCGAGATCGCCCACTGGTTGTTCTGGCAGATGAAGACCACGGGGGCTTTCCACACCGCGGCGAAGTTCAGGCCTTCGTGGAAATCACCCTCGGAAGTGGCGCCGTCGCCGAAAAAGCAGAGCACGGCGCTCTTCTCGCTCTTGTACTTCATCGCGTAGGCCACACCGGCGGCGTGGGGGATCTGGGAGGCGACGATCACCGCGATGGGGAGCGTGCGTTTCACACCGGGGAAAATGTTGCCCTCTTCGAAGCCGCCCCAGAACAGCAGCACCCGGTGCAGGGGAACCCCTCGCATCAGCAGCGCTCCGAGTTCCCGGAAAGCCGGGACGAGCCAGTCGCTGTCTTCCATGGCCATGGCGGGACCGCAGGCGGCGGCTTCCTGGCCGGTGGAGGGGCTGAAGGTGCCCAGGCGGCCCTGGCGTTGGAGACGCAGCATGCGCTGGTCGGCCTCCCGGGCCAGGACCATGTGGCGGTAGAGGGCCACCAGGCGCTCATCGCTGAGCCCCGGATCGAGCTTCGTGTTGACCACACCCTTCTGATCGAGGATGCGCAGGTAGGGGATGGTGAACTTGTAGGTCTGCTTGGCAGGCATCTAGCGCAGGCTCCCTGGGGGCGAGACGGTCCTCCGGCCGGTGGGGTGGAAGAGAAACCGCGGTAGGAGATCGTTGCCGACGGTCGCGGCGAACGGAAGGGCCTCGAAAGGCCCAGCCGAGGCTACACGGCGCACGCTCACGGGGCAAAAAACACGGCCCGGAGACCCGGTGCGAGGCGGCCTGACGGCCCACGTGGCGAGCGATGACATCCGGGACTCTCTCCATTCGCACGGGGGCGTACTGATGTGCTAGTTAGTTAGTTACTGCCCATGATAGCCGACCGCTTCGGCCGGGCCGGAGCGTTGCGCATCAGCCGGGTCGCGGCGCACGGTAGACCCGGCCGCCGATCTTAACCCATCCTCTGTTAGAGGAAGGGGCAGCGACCGCCCCAGCCGCTGCCCCGTGGCATCCATCCGGCGGCGGGTGTCAGCGGGCCAGTTCCTCGTCGATGATCTGCGCGAAGGCTTCGAAGGGCTGGGCACCGCTGAGGAAGCGGCCGTTGATGAAGAAGGCCGGGGTTCCCGAGACGCCGGCGGCGGCTCCGGCCTTCTGATCGGCGGCGATCTCCTCGGCCTTCGAGCCGCTGTCGAGACAGGCCTTGAACTTGTCCATGTCCAGGCCGATCTGGGAGGCGTAGGACACGAGTTGCTCGGGGGCCAGGGCCTTCTGGTTGTCGAAGAGCAGCTTGTGCATTTCCCAGTACTTGTCCTGGTCGCCCGCACAGGCAGCGGCCTCGTGGGCCTTTTGGGCGTGGCGATGGAAACTCAGCGGGAAGTCGCGGAAGACGATGCGCACCTTGCCGGCGTACTTCTCCTTGATTTGATCGATGGTCTTCTCGGCGCGGGCGCAGTAGGGACACTCGAAGTCGGAGAACTCGATGATGGTCACCGGAGCGTCCTTGGGGCCCCATGCTGGATTCCCCGCTTCAGCCACCTTGACCCGCGGTGGGTCGAGGAAAACCGCGACCTCGGCTGCCTTGCGCAGCCGGGAGATGATCTCGTTGAACAGCTCCTGCTTCTTCATCAACCCCAGGCGCTGAACGATCTGGGGCCGAGCCTGTTCGAGGGTCTTGCCGCCGAGGCGTGACTTGTACTTGTTGTAAAAGTCCTGGATTTCCTGGTCGGTGGGCTGGCCGGCCTTGCTTTCAATCTCGGCGTTGATGAATTCTTCGAGGGTTTGTCCCTTTTTCGTGGCGGCTTCGTTGAGCAGCATCTCGTCGATCACCTGGTCGAGGGCGCCCTTGAGGATGTCGTATTCCTTCTGCCGCAGCTCGGCAAGCTGGGAAGCGGCCGCTTCGAGTACCTGGGTCTTGGTGATCTCCTGTCCACCGACGCGGGCGAGCACCTCGGGCTGTCCAGCACCGACAGGCAGTGCCGCCGGGCAGAGGACGACGAGGATCAGGGAGAGGGGAAGCCACGTGCGAAATCTTGTCATAATCGAGTATCTCCTGGTATGCGCCAGGGCACCAAACCGCATGCCCGATATCGATTCCGGGGCCGGAAGCGCCACTGCCACAGATTGTCGAGGTAGGCTACTCTACCCCTGAACCGCTTGCCCCGCCTGTGCGCGCTCCCCCGAGGGGCGCTGTGGCGTGGTCGGGAGCGGGACGAGGTGATCGTGACACAGCAGCGTGATGACAGTTTTCGGCTGAGGCCTTCGCCTCGCCATCGCCCGCCGGAAGGGCCCCTTGTTCTGCTGATTCTCGATGGTGTGGGGGTGGGAACCGGCGATGCCTTCGATGCTGTCGCCCAGGCCCGTACACCCCAACTCGATGCCCTGCGTGGCAAGGCCCTGGTGCGCACCCTCCGTGCCCACGGGACCTGGGTCGGCCTGCCGTCGGACAAGGACATGGGTAATTCGGAGGTGGGGCACAACGCCCTGGGGGCCGGTCGTGTCTTCGACCAGGGAGCCAAGCTCGTCGACCAGGCCATCGCCGGCGGAGCGATCTGGCAGGGCCCCTGGCGGGAACTGATCGAGCCCCTGCTGGATAGCGGCGGGACGCTGCACTTGATCGGCCTGCTTTCCGACGGCAACGTTCACTCCCACGAGAAGCAGCTTTTCGCCCTGATTCGCCGGGCGGCCGAGGAGGGAGTTTCGCGGGTCAGGGTCCATGTGCTGCTCGACGGTCGGGACGTGCCCGAAACCTCGGCCTTGACCTATCTCGATCGGCTCGAGGCCCTGCTCGCCGAAATCGGGGGGCGGCCGGATCGCGACTACTGCATCGCATCCGGGGGGGGGCGGATGGTCACCACGATGGATCGCTACGAGGCCGACTGGGAGATCGTCGCCCGGGGATATCGCGCCCATGTCCACGGCGAGGGCCGGGGGTTCGGCAGTGCGCGGCAGGCGGTGGAGACCTATCGGAGCGAGCAGCCGGGCCTGGTGGACCAGTACCTGCCTCCTTTCGTGGTCGTCGATGGCGCGGGTCGGCCCGTGGGGCGGATCGTCGATGGCGACAGCGTGATCTTTTTCAACTTTCGGGGTGACCGGGCGATCGAGATCTCCCGGGCCTTCGAGGAGGGCGACGGCTTCTGTGCGTTCGACCGCGGATGCCGGCCCGACGTGCGCTATGCGGGCATGATGCTCTACGACGGGGACCTGGGAATTCCCCGGCGCTACCTGGTGGCCCCTCCCCGGATCACCCGGACGATCAGCGAGTACCTGGCCCATACCGACTTGCGGCAATTCGCCTGCGCCGAGACCCAGAAATTCGGTCATGTGACCTACTTCTGGAACGGGAATCGTTCCGGTAAATTCAGTGTCGAGACCGAGGACTACCTGGAGATTCCCTCCGACCAGGTGCCCTTCGACCAGCGCCCGTGGATGAAGTCCGCGGAGACTGCCGACGCGGTGATCGAGCAACTCGCAACAGGGCGCCACCGTTTTCTCCGGGCGAACTTCGCCGCCGGTGACATGGTGGGGCATACGGGCGACCTCGAGGCGGCGATCCTTGCGGTGCAGGCCGTCGACTTGCAGATCGGTCGTATTCTGCCCGAACTCCGGAGGGTGAGGGGCACGCTGGTGATCACCGCGGACCATGGCAACTCCGACGATATGGTCGAGCGTGGCGCCGACGGTCGTCCCAAGCTCGATGCCGACGGCCGGCCCAGGCCGAGGACCTCCCATTCCCTCAACCCGGTGGAGTTCATGGTGCAGGACTACTCCGGCCGCCCCCTGGCCTTGCGGGCGGATCTTCCCGAGGCCGGCTTGAGCCACGTGGCGGCCACGCTACTGGAGCTGCTGGGTTTCGAGCCGCCGCCCGGATACGATGCGAGCCTGTTGGGGGAGGGGCAGTGATGGCCGAAGAAAAGTCACGGGTGAATCTGGCGGAGCTGGCCCCCGGCCTGATCGTGGCCATGCCCCAGCTCGTCGACCCCAATTTCAATCGTACGGTGGTGCTCTTGATCAAGGCCAACGAGGAGGGAGCCTTGGGGGTCGTGATCAATCGCTCTACGGGTGTGAGCTTGCGGGAATTTCTAGGCTACCAGGACGTGGAGTACGCCGGCCCGGCCGAGATCGAGGTCAATCTGGGCGGTCCCGTGGAACAGGACTCCCACCTGTTGGTGCTGCACGGAGAAGAACCGGTGTTCGGGGGGGGCAGCGAGGACGAATTGGCGTTGGCCGAGGGGGTGCGGCTGGTCACGGCCCGCGAGGGCCTGGCGATCCTGGCCGAGCGGGGCGCCGAGCGCCTGCGCTGCTACGTGGGCTATGCCGGCTGGGCTCCGGGGCAACTGGAGTGGGAGCTCAGCGAAGGTGCGTGGGTGCCTCTGCCCTGCGAAGCCAGCCTGGTCTTCGATGAGCCCCTGGGGCGGGTCTGGGGGCAGGCCCTGCGCCGGGCAGGCCTCGACCCGGTGAGCCTCGTGCCGGGCGGAGCTGTCAACTAGAGGCTCATCGGTGCGAATTTCCGGGTGAATCCGGACTAATACGTATCCTTCCGAACAGTTACCGCGTCGGGGAGAAGAAAAACAGGGGAAAGAATTCCCCCGAAACCAAATATTTGTTGCAGGAGGAGAGGGCCGCCCCGTATCTTCCGGGCGACCAAGCCTTCGCTCGATCTTGGGAGGATGGGACTCGTGTGGGTCGACCGAGGGAAGGCCGTGCTCGTCTCGTTGGCGGTGGTTCTGGCAGGACTTTACGGAGGGGGTCCTGTCTCGAGCAGCGGCAATATCGAGCCCGAACTTTCCGATACTTTGCATCAGGCGGCACCCGACGCGATGGTGCCGATCGTAGTCCGACTCAGCTTGCCTTCCGGGGGCCAGGGGCTCAGGGGGGCCGCGCGACTGGCCTGGCAGCGGCGGCAGGCTGCGGAAGTGGGCGGTGAAGTTCTGCGTTTCCTCCGCTCTTACGAGGCGTCGGGAAGGGTTCGACGGCCCCGCCTGCTGTGGATCAATCGCTCGATTTCGGTCCGGGTGACTCCCGATGTGGCCTGGGCCGTGACCCAGATCGACGGGGTTTCCCAGGTTCTTCTCGATCGGGAGATCCCCCCCACCTGGAAGGATGGCGATCAGTCGGGTCCCAATCCCAACGCGTCGGTGACCGAGACGCTGCGCCGCATGAATGTCGACCAGGTCTGGCAGGAGGGCTACACGGGCAAGGGCGTGGTGCTGGCGTTGATCGACACGGGTGTCGACCGCACCCACCCGGACCTGGCGGACCACATCTGGACGAACCCCGGTGAGGTTCCCGGTGACGGCATCGACAACGACAACAACGGCTACGTGGACGATGTCAACGGCTGGGATTTTCTGGACGACGACCCGAACCCCGACGACGATGACGGCCACGGGACGAACATGGCGGGTATCGCTGTCGGCGATGGGACCGACGGAACCCAGACCGGTGCCGCCCCCGATGCGGAGCTGATGGTCCTCCGGCG from Acidobacteriota bacterium includes the following:
- a CDS encoding YqgE/AlgH family protein; translation: MAEEKSRVNLAELAPGLIVAMPQLVDPNFNRTVVLLIKANEEGALGVVINRSTGVSLREFLGYQDVEYAGPAEIEVNLGGPVEQDSHLLVLHGEEPVFGGGSEDELALAEGVRLVTAREGLAILAERGAERLRCYVGYAGWAPGQLEWELSEGAWVPLPCEASLVFDEPLGRVWGQALRRAGLDPVSLVPGGAVN
- the gpmI gene encoding 2,3-bisphosphoglycerate-independent phosphoglycerate mutase, with the protein product MRPSPRHRPPEGPLVLLILDGVGVGTGDAFDAVAQARTPQLDALRGKALVRTLRAHGTWVGLPSDKDMGNSEVGHNALGAGRVFDQGAKLVDQAIAGGAIWQGPWRELIEPLLDSGGTLHLIGLLSDGNVHSHEKQLFALIRRAAEEGVSRVRVHVLLDGRDVPETSALTYLDRLEALLAEIGGRPDRDYCIASGGGRMVTTMDRYEADWEIVARGYRAHVHGEGRGFGSARQAVETYRSEQPGLVDQYLPPFVVVDGAGRPVGRIVDGDSVIFFNFRGDRAIEISRAFEEGDGFCAFDRGCRPDVRYAGMMLYDGDLGIPRRYLVAPPRITRTISEYLAHTDLRQFACAETQKFGHVTYFWNGNRSGKFSVETEDYLEIPSDQVPFDQRPWMKSAETADAVIEQLATGRHRFLRANFAAGDMVGHTGDLEAAILAVQAVDLQIGRILPELRRVRGTLVITADHGNSDDMVERGADGRPKLDADGRPRPRTSHSLNPVEFMVQDYSGRPLALRADLPEAGLSHVAATLLELLGFEPPPGYDASLLGEGQ
- a CDS encoding alpha-ketoacid dehydrogenase subunit beta; this encodes MPRMNMVQAINLALHEEMKRDESVLVMGQDVGINEGVFRVTAGLYKEFGERRVIDTPLAESGILGSAVGMALAGLRPVAEMQFSGFSYLMMGHLEGHCSRYRSRTHGHLTVPLVVRMPYGGGVRALEHHSESREAMFAHIPGIKVVIPSGPRNARALLTAAIRDEDTVVFMEPKRSYRAFREEVPEESETWPIGKAQVIQEGSDLTLVSWGAMLRMAIEAAGEARAQRGVSVEIIDLLSISPMDTATIIGSVKKTGRCVIVQEAPLSLGPASEIIARINDKALLYLEAPVGRVGSHDVVTPYFGREQAYFPGVDSIRRAIEETLDF
- a CDS encoding thioredoxin domain-containing protein, with the protein product MTRFRTWLPLSLILVVLCPAALPVGAGQPEVLARVGGQEITKTQVLEAAASQLAELRQKEYDILKGALDQVIDEMLLNEAATKKGQTLEEFINAEIESKAGQPTDQEIQDFYNKYKSRLGGKTLEQARPQIVQRLGLMKKQELFNEIISRLRKAAEVAVFLDPPRVKVAEAGNPAWGPKDAPVTIIEFSDFECPYCARAEKTIDQIKEKYAGKVRIVFRDFPLSFHRHAQKAHEAAACAGDQDKYWEMHKLLFDNQKALAPEQLVSYASQIGLDMDKFKACLDSGSKAEEIAADQKAGAAAGVSGTPAFFINGRFLSGAQPFEAFAQIIDEELAR
- the pdhA gene encoding pyruvate dehydrogenase (acetyl-transferring) E1 component subunit alpha, producing MPAKQTYKFTIPYLRILDQKGVVNTKLDPGLSDERLVALYRHMVLAREADQRMLRLQRQGRLGTFSPSTGQEAAACGPAMAMEDSDWLVPAFRELGALLMRGVPLHRVLLFWGGFEEGNIFPGVKRTLPIAVIVASQIPHAAGVAYAMKYKSEKSAVLCFFGDGATSEGDFHEGLNFAAVWKAPVVFICQNNQWAISTPIQRQMHSETVAQKAVAYGIPGVRVDGNDPLAMYAATREALERARAGEGPTLIEALTYRLMMHTTADDPSKYRDDEEVQTWQDRDPLRRMRRLLDRRKLWSESEEESLLAQVKQQIDAEVKVYEQGVRAKPDILFDHVWAESYPEIEEQRAAFLARQGEGDSNA